The window GAACGactgcaataaattatttccgaCGACCGAACGTTTcacttttttgcaattttgcatattttattgatagtCTCGACCTATTAAAACATCAATTTCCATTATACCAAGCACGATATTTCAATAACGACGATAGGAAATAGTCAATGTTTCGCATTTGACCCCCACAAATTAGCTCGATAACTGTAATCAGTCCGTTCCAAACATTCAATGTAGTTACATCTGAACTTCGGTTACATGTGTCATATGTGCTTGGTGCTCATTTATTTACGTTAATGTAAAGCGAAAAATAAGACGTTCATTAAGGTGGATACTTGTTAGGTGCAATTAGTTGCATTGATAGCAGACTCGTGTCATATACGTAATGAGCGcaaataaagtattttcatCAAGTATAGGATTAAAGTATCCGAAGTTGAGAGACCATCCTCTACATTCCGGTAAGTTTTTGCATTCTTAAGTAGGATTTAGATAGCACACGCACTTAAAACACCGATTTAGATGGAGATTTTGATAACTTAGCAAATCTGGCTAATTTGGTGAATTTATAACGGGCGAATCTGGGCAATTTGGCGAATGGCAATTTCGCTAACTATAAGCCAACGCAAGCCGCCTGAACTAACGAAGAACTTATTTGTCATCAGAAAAGGCATTTAATGTTTCATTAGCGGGGATCTGATTAAAGAAAAGTGGTAACCTGTAAAGTGTTTATTTCTCGGGAAAAACTCTCAGTACCGCGgggaagaaattaaaaaaattattttgagtttTGCACGATCGAGGAAGAGTGCTCTTTCGGAAATAGCTTTATCTTGGCGCGATTGGGGAATGAACTCGCGAATTTCCATCCGTTTCAGTTCAGGCCTGGCTGAAGGACAAATATGCCGACGACGGAGCCGAGGGCTATTGGCGCATCCACGATAACTTATACGACCTGAGCGACTTCATTCAAATACACCCGGGAGGCCCGGACTGGATCAAACTTACGAAGGCACCATCAACGTTTCTCTTCTCATTCATCACCACGTAATTCGGCACTTTGCAGGGCACTGACATAACCGAAGTCTTCGAATCGCATCACCTCACTTCCAAGGCGGAAACCCTCCTCCCGAAATTATTCCTTAAAAAAGCGTCGCTTCCCAGAAACTCCCCTTTCACGTTCCACGAACGGGGCTTTTACAAGACTCTGAAAGGCAGGATCGCGAAGAAGGTGGAGGAGCTCCCAGCTAACCCATCAAAACGGAGCAAATTAATCACAGATATAATTTTCGCTTCTTATGTCAGCACTTTCCTGTTGGCGGTGCGTTTCCAAAGCTTTTTGGTTGGGGCGGTTGCAGGAGTGTTCTTGGCGTTGCTGGCAGTGGCGGCCCACAACTTCTTCCACCAACGGGACAATTTCCGGAGGTTTTACTTTGATTTTTCCATGATGAGCTCCAAGTAAGTAGCGGGGTAAAGGGCTTTCAGTAACATTATCCGAGAATCCGCATCTCTGATCGTTGGAACGTTGCTACGCTAAATAATGCCCTGAACGCAACTGGCGCTCGTTAATCTCGACACCTGTCAAATTGTTTGAACGATTGCGCAATTTTCAACTGACAGTGTCAATCTCAAAAGAGACTACGTTGcaagatttattattttccaaaaattactttttctcTAAGTGTTAAGCCCGGCACTTCTGGGAGCGTCCTCGTATGTCCCGAGAGTCCAAGTGAGCGAAAACCAAACGCAAACAAGCATTTATTTGCGCAATACGCACCGGGTGCCCCATGTAGACAAGCGGCGCAACTTGGCAACGTCGCCCCGCTGAAAAACACCCAATCGGAAAGATCGTAATCGATCGTGACTCACCTTCCACGTATTAAGGGGCAGCTCGCATGCGCTCTGAGTCAAAACTGCGTCACGAGTCGGGTCATTCTGGAATTCGACGTAACGTACTCGTTTTTCTGTAGAGAGTGGAGGGTCAGTCACGTGCTCAGCCATCACATGTACACCAACACCGTGAACGATTTGGAAATATCGGTGGTGGAACCGTTCCTGCAGTACCTCCCTGGACGGAAGAATGTCTTGTTTCGCTACGGCTCCTGGGTTTACTCCCCCGTGCTGTACGCCCTGATATTTATATCCCAATACCTCAAAACGTAAGTTATGCCTGCTTCATTAGAACGGGGAGGTATTTGCGACCGTTAGCTTAGGGATGCACCTGTACACCTCCGAACGGCCGTGGGTGCCATGGTCCGCCTTGCTGCCTCTGACTGTCCCGCTGCTGTCGTGGATGGTTACAGGCCAGACTCTGTGGGTTTGTCTTCAGATCTTCGCTTGGGTAATTGTGGTGGGCAGCACGCATTTCGGGATCGTGGGCTTAAATGCGGCCCACCATCATCCAGACATATTTCACGACGGAGATGCCGTTAGGTGAGTTTAGGCAGAATCGAAGGTCCGCCGGCGATTCGGGGAATTTGTGGATTGGAGATGGTCGAAATTGAATTGACTCGGACTGACTCGGACTGACCCGGACTCGGACGAACGTTTCCTCGCACCGCCCCTTGCACGAATATTGTGCTGTAGGGCCAACCACGAAATGGATTGGGGCGTCTTCCAGATGGACGCCGTAATGGACAGAAAGGACATCACCGGCTCCCATTTTCTGGTGCTGACGAATTTCGGCGACCACGCCCTGCATCACCTGTTCCCCACCGTGGACCACGGAGTTCTGGCGCATTTGTACCCGATTTTCCTGGAAACATGCGAGGAATTTGGAGTGGACTGGAGACTGGTCACGCAGCTGGATTTGGTGAAAGGGCAGTTCGCCCAGCTGGCCAAGGTGGTGCCTAAGTCGGAGCGGGCCAAATCGGGCTCGTAGCGACGAATAAAAGTCCAAATAAAAGAAcgatataatttgtttatttggtGCC is drawn from Euwallacea fornicatus isolate EFF26 chromosome 7, ASM4011564v1, whole genome shotgun sequence and contains these coding sequences:
- the Cyt-b5-r gene encoding cytochrome b5-related protein, with translation MSANKVFSSSIGLKYPKLRDHPLHSVQAWLKDKYADDGAEGYWRIHDNLYDLSDFIQIHPGGPDWIKLTKGTDITEVFESHHLTSKAETLLPKLFLKKASLPRNSPFTFHERGFYKTLKGRIAKKVEELPANPSKRSKLITDIIFASYVSTFLLAVRFQSFLVGAVAGVFLALLAVAAHNFFHQRDNFRRFYFDFSMMSSKEWRVSHVLSHHMYTNTVNDLEISVVEPFLQYLPGRKNVLFRYGSWVYSPVLYALIFISQYLKTLGMHLYTSERPWVPWSALLPLTVPLLSWMVTGQTLWVCLQIFAWVIVVGSTHFGIVGLNAAHHHPDIFHDGDAVRANHEMDWGVFQMDAVMDRKDITGSHFLVLTNFGDHALHHLFPTVDHGVLAHLYPIFLETCEEFGVDWRLVTQLDLVKGQFAQLAKVVPKSERAKSGS